One Bacillus sp. FJAT-52991 genomic region harbors:
- a CDS encoding MFS transporter encodes MAQFQGKENSLPVKQPKWGLFFSLPVLSWALYDFANTIFSSNIITIFFPFYLQEAIGGSEQLNQIASTFISYANAAASLFLVLFSPLFGVMMDRTGRKKRYIIPFTLICILCTIGMGVFASMNLESSLFKLPTALVLVVLLFVIAKFFYHSSLIFYDAMLSDLGTKETIPLLSGFGVAVGYIGTLAGLAIYPFIGDENFHRAFIPTAILFLLFSLPLLLTGKETTPLPPAEKGSFLKGYKEIYATFKEMKQHEAIFLFMIVYFFINDAIATAIAMMAVYAKAIVGFSSGEFILLYLVSTVASIIGSFIFGYVTKSVGAKQSVMYVGIILLIALFIGTFAVNGAMFWVAGSLFGVSLGAVWVTSRTFIIELTPEDKRGQFFGLFAFSGKVSAIVGPVIYGTITLLLADYGNIASRTALGSLMILVLIGLFVHRRIRI; translated from the coding sequence ATGGCTCAGTTTCAAGGAAAAGAAAACAGCCTACCCGTCAAACAACCAAAATGGGGGTTATTTTTCTCTTTACCTGTTCTTTCATGGGCGCTTTATGATTTTGCCAACACGATTTTTTCTTCAAATATTATTACGATCTTTTTCCCTTTCTATTTACAAGAGGCGATCGGAGGAAGCGAGCAGTTAAACCAAATTGCTAGTACGTTTATTTCATACGCTAACGCAGCAGCAAGCTTGTTTCTTGTCTTATTCTCCCCACTTTTTGGTGTAATGATGGACCGCACAGGCCGAAAAAAACGCTATATTATTCCTTTCACACTCATTTGTATATTATGTACGATCGGAATGGGTGTTTTCGCATCAATGAATCTCGAAAGTAGTCTATTTAAACTTCCAACAGCTCTTGTACTCGTCGTCTTGTTATTTGTCATTGCAAAGTTCTTTTACCACTCAAGCCTAATTTTTTATGATGCGATGCTTTCTGACTTAGGGACGAAAGAAACCATTCCGCTACTTTCTGGATTCGGTGTAGCAGTAGGCTATATCGGGACGCTCGCTGGTTTAGCCATTTATCCTTTCATTGGCGATGAAAATTTCCATCGGGCCTTTATTCCAACAGCCATTCTGTTCTTGCTATTTTCTTTACCGTTACTGTTAACAGGGAAGGAAACAACACCGCTGCCTCCCGCCGAAAAGGGGTCATTTCTGAAAGGTTACAAGGAAATTTATGCTACATTTAAAGAGATGAAACAACACGAAGCCATCTTTTTGTTTATGATCGTTTATTTCTTTATCAATGATGCAATTGCCACCGCGATTGCGATGATGGCGGTCTATGCAAAAGCCATTGTCGGCTTTTCATCAGGAGAGTTTATCCTTCTCTACTTAGTATCGACTGTTGCCAGTATTATTGGCTCATTCATTTTTGGCTATGTGACAAAATCTGTTGGCGCCAAACAATCTGTTATGTATGTCGGAATCATCTTACTGATCGCTTTATTTATTGGTACATTTGCTGTTAATGGAGCGATGTTTTGGGTAGCGGGAAGCTTATTCGGTGTTTCATTAGGAGCTGTCTGGGTCACTTCCAGAACCTTTATCATCGAGCTAACACCTGAAGACAAACGCGGACAATTTTTTGGCCTATTTGCTTTTTCAGGAAAAGTATCTGCCATCGTCGGACCAGTCATTTACGGAACGATCACTTTACTTCTAGCGGACTATGGCAATATCGCTAGTCGAACGGCATTAGGTTCTCTTATGATCCTTGTATTAATCGGTTTGTTCGTCCATCGCCGTATACGCATCTAA
- a CDS encoding GntR family transcriptional regulator produces the protein MNFQPSKDKTTVVNYVTKNLRQAILNGTFKAGERLIQEDWANILNVSRMPIREALRQLQSEGLVKIVPHKGTIVTPITKEDIEEIYYLRSSLEGLAVEKSLPFLTNKDKQELADILEKMESLTLTDETNDYYISLNESFHKLLRKGCPWTRVLKTVENLGISPIAPSLLVDYYGETQREHRFIYEAVERNDPAELRAAIEYHILRTKNNLISYMEHLKPSEENIMNHSNH, from the coding sequence ATGAATTTTCAGCCGTCTAAAGATAAGACAACTGTAGTTAATTATGTAACGAAAAATTTAAGACAGGCGATTTTGAACGGCACATTCAAGGCGGGAGAAAGATTAATCCAAGAAGATTGGGCCAACATTTTAAATGTGAGTCGCATGCCGATTAGAGAAGCATTAAGACAACTTCAATCGGAGGGATTGGTGAAAATTGTTCCGCACAAAGGAACGATTGTCACACCAATTACGAAAGAGGATATAGAAGAAATTTATTATTTGCGCTCATCTTTAGAAGGGTTAGCCGTTGAAAAATCACTGCCTTTTTTAACAAATAAGGACAAACAGGAATTGGCTGACATTCTAGAGAAAATGGAATCTTTAACGTTAACGGATGAAACGAATGATTATTACATTTCGTTAAATGAAAGTTTTCATAAGCTTTTACGAAAAGGATGTCCATGGACTAGAGTGTTAAAAACAGTAGAGAACTTAGGGATTTCTCCGATTGCTCCCAGTTTGCTAGTGGATTACTATGGAGAAACCCAAAGAGAGCACCGATTTATTTATGAAGCAGTAGAAAGAAATGATCCAGCTGAATTGCGGGCGGCGATTGAATATCACATATTGAGGACAAAGAATAACTTAATCTCTTATATGGAACATTTAAAGCCATCCGAGGAAAATATAATGAATCATTCAAACCATTAA
- the lhgO gene encoding L-2-hydroxyglutarate oxidase codes for MYDFGIVGGGIVGLSTAMALYDRYPNAKVLLLEKETQLAMHQTGHNSGVIHSGIYYKPGSYKARFARQGSQSMKEFCEQYDIEHDICGKVIVATKNEELPLLDNLYKRGLENELDVTKISKEELKEIEPHVNGLAAVKVAAAGIVNYKQVSEKFGEIIRENGGEIRLGTKVESISELQDGITIETNKGTFKTKFLINCAGLHSDRVTNMTGYKTDVKIVPFRGEYYKLIPEKRHLVKNLIYPVPNPKFPFLGVHFTRMIGGEVDAGPNAVLGFKREGYKKTDFNVKDFSEVMGYPGFWKLASKFMGEGMEEMLRSFSKAKFVASLQELIPEIQAEDLIPAPAGVRAQALKSDGSMVDDFYIIPGERSIHICNAPSPAATASIEIGKEIVKQISEQSHLKEAITSY; via the coding sequence ATGTACGACTTTGGTATAGTTGGCGGAGGAATTGTGGGTCTTTCCACAGCAATGGCATTATATGATCGTTATCCGAATGCAAAGGTTCTATTGTTAGAAAAAGAGACGCAATTGGCTATGCATCAAACAGGACATAACAGTGGAGTTATTCACTCAGGAATTTATTATAAACCTGGAAGCTATAAGGCGCGCTTTGCTCGTCAAGGAAGTCAATCCATGAAAGAGTTTTGCGAGCAATATGACATTGAACATGATATTTGTGGAAAAGTAATCGTTGCAACAAAGAATGAAGAACTACCATTACTTGATAATTTATATAAGCGCGGACTTGAAAATGAACTAGATGTAACAAAAATCAGCAAAGAAGAATTAAAGGAAATCGAGCCTCATGTCAATGGTTTGGCGGCCGTTAAAGTAGCGGCAGCAGGAATTGTTAATTACAAGCAAGTAAGTGAAAAATTTGGTGAAATTATTCGTGAAAATGGTGGAGAGATCCGTCTTGGAACGAAGGTTGAAAGTATTTCTGAATTACAAGATGGCATTACAATTGAAACGAACAAAGGAACATTTAAAACCAAGTTTCTTATTAACTGTGCCGGATTACATAGCGACCGTGTAACAAACATGACTGGATACAAAACGGATGTGAAAATTGTTCCATTCCGTGGCGAATACTATAAATTAATACCTGAAAAAAGACATTTAGTTAAGAACTTAATTTACCCTGTACCAAACCCTAAATTCCCGTTCCTTGGTGTGCATTTCACTCGCATGATCGGCGGAGAGGTAGATGCTGGGCCGAATGCGGTTCTTGGTTTTAAACGAGAAGGATATAAAAAGACAGACTTTAACGTGAAAGATTTCTCAGAAGTAATGGGTTACCCAGGTTTCTGGAAGCTTGCAAGCAAATTTATGGGTGAGGGAATGGAAGAAATGCTTCGTTCGTTCAGTAAAGCAAAATTTGTTGCTAGTTTGCAAGAGTTGATCCCTGAAATCCAAGCAGAGGACTTAATTCCAGCGCCAGCAGGTGTACGTGCGCAAGCATTAAAAAGTGATGGCAGCATGGTAGATGACTTCTATATCATTCCAGGTGAAAGAAGCATTCATATTTGCAACGCACCATCGCCAGCGGCAACGGCTTCGATTGAAATTGGGAAAGAAATTGTGAAGCAAATCTCTGAACAGTCTCATTTAAAAGAAGCAATCACTTCTTATTAA
- a CDS encoding peptide MFS transporter: MDNNYKQKIVQSVPQKGFFGHPKGLFTLFFTEFWERFSYYGMKALLLYYMYYSVSEGGLGLDKSTALAIMSIYGSLVYMSGIIGGWIADRLLGTSRTVFYGGVLIMLGHIVLALPSGTTALFVSMVLIVIGTGLLKPNVSSIVGDVYSEEDARRDSGFSIFYMGINAGALIAPLIVGTIGQEYNFHLGFGIAAIGMFIGLAVFVATKKKNLGLAGTYVANPLAPEEKKKVFTRIGLAVALIAGLGTAGIVTGTLTIDRFVTLVSILGIVIPAMYFIVMYRSEKTTDVERSRLLAYIPLFIAAMMFWAIQEQGSNILALYADERVQLQFAGIELKSSWFQTLNPLFIVTLAPVFAWLWMKLGKRQPSTAKKFSLGLFFAGLSFLVMIFPAYLNGTDSLASPLWLVLSFFLVVLGELCLSPVGLAATTKLAPSAFSAQTMSLWFLTNASAQAINAKIVGYYTEETEIVYFGIIGGAAILLGILLFLLSPKIQKMMKGVN; the protein is encoded by the coding sequence ATGGACAACAACTACAAGCAAAAGATTGTCCAGAGTGTACCGCAAAAAGGTTTTTTTGGTCATCCTAAAGGATTATTTACATTGTTTTTCACTGAGTTTTGGGAACGATTTTCTTATTATGGAATGAAAGCCCTTTTACTTTATTATATGTACTACTCTGTCTCTGAAGGGGGACTAGGGTTAGATAAAAGTACAGCCTTAGCGATTATGTCTATTTACGGTTCACTTGTATATATGTCAGGGATTATCGGTGGTTGGATAGCGGACCGCTTACTAGGCACATCTCGAACCGTTTTTTATGGTGGTGTCCTCATTATGCTTGGGCACATCGTGTTGGCGTTGCCTTCAGGTACAACAGCATTGTTTGTTTCAATGGTTTTAATTGTGATCGGAACAGGTCTATTGAAACCCAATGTTTCCAGTATTGTTGGAGATGTGTACAGCGAAGAAGATGCTCGTCGCGATTCAGGCTTCAGTATTTTTTACATGGGAATTAACGCAGGGGCTCTTATTGCACCGCTAATTGTAGGGACGATAGGACAGGAATATAATTTCCATCTTGGATTTGGGATTGCCGCGATCGGGATGTTTATTGGATTAGCTGTTTTTGTTGCAACAAAGAAGAAAAATCTTGGATTAGCGGGTACGTATGTAGCAAATCCACTAGCTCCAGAAGAAAAGAAGAAGGTATTTACTCGGATTGGTTTAGCTGTGGCTTTGATTGCAGGACTTGGAACTGCCGGAATTGTCACTGGTACTTTAACCATTGATCGCTTTGTCACTTTAGTAAGTATTTTAGGGATTGTTATTCCAGCTATGTACTTTATTGTTATGTATCGAAGTGAAAAAACGACAGATGTGGAACGTTCACGCTTACTTGCTTATATTCCATTATTTATTGCTGCGATGATGTTTTGGGCAATTCAAGAACAAGGATCAAACATTTTGGCTTTGTATGCAGATGAACGTGTTCAATTGCAATTTGCCGGAATTGAATTGAAATCTTCATGGTTCCAAACATTAAATCCGCTATTTATTGTTACGCTCGCACCAGTATTCGCTTGGTTGTGGATGAAGTTAGGAAAGCGCCAGCCCTCTACAGCTAAGAAGTTTTCACTTGGTTTATTTTTCGCAGGTCTGTCTTTCTTAGTGATGATCTTCCCAGCTTATCTGAATGGAACAGATTCTCTTGCGAGTCCGCTGTGGCTTGTGCTTAGCTTTTTCCTAGTCGTTCTTGGTGAGTTATGCTTATCGCCAGTTGGATTAGCAGCGACAACGAAATTAGCGCCATCCGCATTTTCAGCACAAACGATGAGTCTTTGGTTTTTAACTAATGCTTCAGCTCAAGCAATCAACGCGAAAATCGTAGGCTATTATACAGAAGAAACAGAAATTGTTTATTTCGGTATTATTGGAGGAGCAGCTATCCTGTTAGGAATATTACTATTCTTATTATCTCCAAAAATCCAAAAAATGATGAAAGGCGTCAACTAA
- a CDS encoding transcriptional regulator SplA domain-containing protein, which produces MELSEQAYQAGDIVYVIYRNPHTYTAANVQQAAVVHHPERPGELALFLYETYYPLDQQIAIYPSEAAAEQEFARYFGAIE; this is translated from the coding sequence ATGGAATTATCCGAACAAGCCTACCAAGCAGGGGATATCGTATATGTCATTTATCGTAATCCTCATACGTATACAGCTGCGAATGTGCAACAAGCCGCGGTTGTTCATCACCCGGAGCGGCCGGGAGAATTGGCACTGTTTTTATACGAAACATATTATCCTCTAGATCAACAAATTGCTATTTATCCATCTGAAGCGGCAGCGGAACAGGAATTCGCTCGTTACTTCGGGGCGATTGAGTAG
- a CDS encoding DUF3870 domain-containing protein, translated as MMNSKVMFIAGHARLPQGMAAKSVFDTLTITAEVDIKYGVILEASCTLATEHGRNFIGQLLRGVSLNDGIDEPLKQLQLYYKGKAANALAAALNDLHLHYQQVSKSVK; from the coding sequence ATGATGAATTCAAAAGTAATGTTTATTGCTGGACATGCTAGATTGCCGCAAGGAATGGCAGCAAAAAGTGTGTTTGATACATTGACAATTACCGCCGAAGTGGATATTAAATATGGCGTTATTCTAGAAGCCTCCTGTACGTTGGCGACTGAACACGGCAGAAACTTTATCGGTCAATTGCTTAGAGGGGTTAGTTTAAACGATGGTATCGACGAGCCGCTTAAGCAACTTCAGTTATATTACAAAGGAAAAGCTGCCAATGCTTTAGCTGCTGCTTTAAATGATTTGCATTTACACTATCAACAAGTTTCAAAAAGTGTAAAATAA
- the splB gene encoding spore photoproduct lyase: protein MVKLFIPQLVYIEPRALEYPLGHELKKKFTNMGIEIRQTTSHNQVRNLPGDNHFQQYRIAKSTLVVGVRKTLKFDTSKPSAEYAIPLATGCMGHCHYCYLQTTMGSKPYIRTYVNTEEILEAAHNYMAERAPDITRFEASCTSDIVGIDHLTHSLKRAIEFFGESKYGKLRFVTKFAHVDHLLDAKHNGKTRFRFSMNADYVIKHLEPGTSRLAERVEAAAKVAKAGYPLGFIIAPIYLYDDWQQGYLELFQTLKETLPTYATKDLTFELIQHRFTKPAKRVIEKNYPMTKLEMEEEKRQYKWGRYGIGKYVYKKEEQEDIQTTFGRYIEQYFPEAKLEYFT from the coding sequence TTGGTTAAACTTTTTATTCCTCAGCTTGTGTATATCGAGCCCCGAGCACTAGAGTATCCACTTGGACACGAATTAAAAAAGAAATTCACCAATATGGGGATTGAAATTAGACAGACAACCTCTCACAATCAAGTGCGAAATTTACCCGGTGATAATCATTTCCAGCAATATCGCATCGCTAAATCTACTCTTGTCGTCGGGGTGCGTAAAACGCTCAAATTTGATACGTCAAAGCCATCTGCTGAATATGCTATTCCTTTAGCTACGGGCTGTATGGGACATTGCCATTATTGCTATTTACAAACAACGATGGGAAGTAAGCCTTACATTCGAACGTATGTGAATACCGAGGAAATATTAGAAGCAGCACATAATTATATGGCCGAGAGAGCACCCGATATTACTAGATTTGAAGCCTCTTGTACATCAGATATCGTTGGTATTGATCATTTAACCCACTCGTTAAAGCGAGCGATTGAATTTTTTGGTGAATCTAAATATGGCAAGCTTCGATTTGTGACAAAGTTTGCCCATGTTGATCACTTGCTAGATGCGAAACATAATGGGAAAACGCGCTTTCGCTTTAGCATGAATGCAGACTATGTGATCAAACACCTTGAACCTGGAACTTCTAGACTGGCCGAACGGGTAGAAGCAGCAGCAAAAGTAGCGAAAGCAGGCTATCCCCTTGGTTTTATCATTGCCCCAATTTATTTATATGACGATTGGCAACAAGGTTATTTAGAGCTATTCCAAACATTAAAAGAAACATTGCCAACCTATGCTACGAAAGACTTAACCTTTGAACTCATTCAGCATCGATTCACGAAACCAGCGAAACGTGTCATTGAAAAAAATTATCCGATGACGAAACTAGAAATGGAAGAAGAAAAGCGCCAATACAAGTGGGGACGATATGGAATCGGAAAATACGTCTATAAAAAAGAAGAACAAGAGGACATTCAAACTACTTTCGGACGCTATATCGAACAATACTTTCCCGAAGCTAAGCTTGAATATTTCACATGA
- the glaH gene encoding glutarate dioxygenase GlaH has protein sequence MSTMEKQAKKFIAKTPNYEVTSHPQSDRLYHIELDRTVVRAFLAKAKQEGVTVQHLEYTPYARRIVADYLLQLVGKEFQDVLRGILHDRETGGYTIGLQEETVDKEEYVIFATALTHIVGTPNFDSMTGKYYARFTVAHTDSSDSYLRQAYRLFTLHTDGTFVDEPTDWLLMMKMTEENAVGGESRLLHLDDWKELEKFSTHSLATHKFTYRAPSSKNVDQEVQRATFFNDNNKPCICYIDQFVYPDTIEEAKYLKELSDSMENDASVIELKLPVGDLVMLNNLFWLHGRAAFEVNTELNRELMRQRGRFAEI, from the coding sequence ATGAGTACTATGGAGAAACAAGCTAAAAAATTTATTGCAAAAACACCTAATTATGAGGTGACATCTCATCCGCAAAGCGATCGCCTTTATCATATTGAATTGGATCGTACAGTAGTCAGAGCTTTTTTAGCAAAAGCAAAACAAGAAGGTGTAACTGTTCAGCATTTAGAATACACACCATATGCTAGACGAATTGTTGCAGACTACTTGTTACAATTAGTAGGGAAAGAGTTTCAAGATGTGTTAAGAGGTATCCTTCATGATCGTGAAACAGGCGGTTACACAATCGGTTTACAAGAGGAAACTGTTGATAAAGAAGAATATGTGATTTTTGCAACAGCTTTAACGCATATTGTAGGTACACCGAACTTCGACTCAATGACAGGTAAATACTATGCTAGATTTACTGTTGCACATACAGATTCAAGTGATTCTTATCTTCGTCAAGCTTATCGTTTATTTACTCTTCACACAGATGGAACGTTTGTTGATGAGCCGACTGACTGGTTATTGATGATGAAGATGACAGAAGAAAATGCAGTAGGCGGAGAGTCTCGTTTACTACATTTAGATGATTGGAAAGAATTAGAGAAATTCTCTACTCATTCACTAGCTACTCACAAATTCACATATAGAGCACCAAGCAGCAAAAACGTGGACCAAGAAGTGCAACGTGCAACATTCTTCAATGACAACAACAAACCTTGCATTTGCTACATTGATCAATTTGTGTATCCAGACACAATTGAAGAAGCGAAATACTTGAAAGAGCTTTCTGATTCAATGGAAAATGATGCAAGCGTAATTGAATTGAAATTACCTGTTGGCGATCTAGTGATGTTAAACAACTTATTCTGGTTACATGGCCGTG
- a CDS encoding phosphatase PAP2 family protein, producing the protein MDKRLFWSIQQLSGRFFLVDQFMILLSKRARYVYMFVVLLKWILDGPQRRTARSATLSIIVAWLIDFVLRRLCFKARPFMKQKVGILIPTKADSSFPSKHTLLAFAVSTAIFLRNRVWGRILSYLSGLIGLSRVWVGHHYPSDIVFSALIGAMTGMVVHQKTSHCKEADS; encoded by the coding sequence ATGGACAAAAGGTTATTTTGGAGTATCCAACAGCTGTCAGGACGCTTCTTTCTAGTCGATCAATTCATGATTCTGCTTTCAAAAAGAGCCCGTTACGTGTATATGTTCGTTGTGTTGCTAAAATGGATATTGGATGGTCCACAAAGAAGAACGGCCCGATCTGCTACCTTATCTATCATAGTCGCTTGGCTGATTGATTTTGTTTTAAGACGTCTTTGTTTTAAAGCGCGACCATTTATGAAGCAAAAAGTCGGGATCTTGATTCCTACTAAAGCCGACTCTTCATTCCCAAGTAAACATACGCTGCTGGCATTTGCCGTATCTACAGCGATTTTTCTCCGTAATCGAGTGTGGGGACGTATTCTTTCTTATCTTTCAGGGTTGATTGGACTATCACGGGTTTGGGTAGGTCACCATTATCCTTCTGATATTGTGTTTAGTGCACTTATTGGCGCAATGACTGGAATGGTTGTTCATCAAAAAACTTCACACTGCAAAGAAGCTGACTCTTAA
- a CDS encoding DUF4003 family protein, translated as MDQEEHVQIATRFVSDYEKLVKAVSWGVDKRQLLSIICQYHSSGLRFDPQSYLQLSNYIKKQEKWTSPLRTSFNYSFAAMLLTNFEDSYQGFEDVQKCYRLLLDKGFRKSSYTYIAAAVAVLPPGDRKQDLPKCTSRAMAIYKQMRKEHFFLTSYEDYPLAILLAKCEENHHGLINEIEYYYGALSEGPFRVGNDLQFLTHILAQGSFNNRQALAERAIHWFESLRSRGVKVKGTHYSVVGMLALLATPDQLIDEVMSLYHVFKEEKRFKWYQDMSLLIAVQLVIKEKMKDSSVMTAGLAVSIEAILQAQQAAMFAVISAATISASTANSSQ; from the coding sequence ATGGATCAAGAAGAGCATGTACAAATAGCAACTAGATTTGTTTCTGATTATGAAAAGCTGGTCAAGGCAGTGAGCTGGGGAGTGGATAAACGACAATTGTTATCTATCATTTGTCAATATCATTCAAGCGGACTGCGTTTCGATCCGCAAAGCTACTTGCAGCTATCAAATTATATAAAGAAACAAGAAAAATGGACGTCGCCGCTGCGGACGAGCTTTAACTATTCATTTGCAGCGATGCTACTAACCAACTTTGAAGACTCATATCAAGGTTTTGAAGATGTCCAAAAATGTTACCGCTTACTGCTAGACAAGGGTTTTCGTAAATCGAGTTATACTTATATTGCAGCAGCGGTTGCTGTGCTTCCTCCAGGTGATCGTAAGCAAGACTTACCTAAATGTACTTCTCGTGCCATGGCGATATATAAACAAATGAGGAAAGAACATTTCTTTTTAACCTCTTATGAAGATTATCCATTGGCCATCCTATTGGCAAAATGTGAGGAAAATCATCATGGTTTAATAAATGAAATTGAATATTACTATGGAGCATTAAGTGAAGGTCCTTTTCGTGTAGGAAATGATTTGCAATTTTTGACTCATATTTTAGCTCAAGGTTCTTTTAATAATCGGCAAGCTCTCGCGGAACGAGCTATTCATTGGTTTGAAAGTTTGCGAAGTCGAGGAGTGAAGGTGAAGGGAACTCATTATTCGGTAGTAGGTATGCTGGCACTTTTAGCTACGCCAGATCAGCTGATCGATGAAGTGATGAGTTTATATCATGTCTTTAAAGAGGAAAAACGATTTAAATGGTATCAGGATATGAGCCTGCTCATTGCTGTTCAATTAGTGATTAAAGAAAAAATGAAAGATAGCAGTGTAATGACTGCTGGTTTAGCCGTCTCTATTGAAGCTATCTTACAAGCGCAGCAAGCAGCGATGTTCGCAGTGATTTCAGCGGCAACGATTTCTGCCTCCACGGCTAATTCTTCACAATAA
- a CDS encoding manganese-dependent inorganic pyrophosphatase, whose product MEKVLIFGHKNPDTDSICSAIAYAALKKELGMNVEAVRLGNTNGETEYALEKFGAEQPRLIEKAAPEASKVILVDHNERQQSVDDIEEVRILEVIDHHRIANFETSDPLYYRAEPVGCTATILNKMYKENGVSIQKEIAGLMLSAIISDTLLFKSPTCTEEDVVAARELAAIAGVDAEEYGLAMLKAGADLSDKSVDELISLDAKVFPMGSRKVEIAQVNAVDTADVLVHKAEIEAALNRTVDEKGLDLFLFVVTDILNSDSVALAVGRDQAAVEKAFNVQLKDNTAILAGVVSRKKQIVPPLTDTLKDM is encoded by the coding sequence ATGGAAAAAGTACTTATTTTCGGACATAAAAATCCAGACACAGATTCAATTTGTTCAGCTATTGCTTATGCAGCATTGAAAAAAGAATTAGGAATGAACGTAGAGGCTGTTCGTTTAGGGAATACAAACGGTGAAACAGAGTATGCTTTAGAGAAATTTGGTGCAGAACAGCCTCGTTTAATTGAAAAAGCAGCTCCAGAAGCAAGCAAAGTCATTTTAGTTGACCACAATGAGCGCCAACAAAGCGTTGATGACATTGAAGAGGTACGCATTCTTGAAGTTATCGATCATCACCGTATCGCTAATTTTGAAACGAGTGATCCTTTGTATTACCGTGCAGAGCCAGTTGGATGTACAGCCACAATTTTAAATAAAATGTACAAAGAAAATGGTGTGTCTATTCAAAAAGAGATTGCTGGTTTAATGCTGTCTGCGATCATTTCAGATACTTTATTGTTTAAGTCACCAACTTGTACAGAAGAGGATGTTGTAGCGGCACGTGAACTTGCTGCTATTGCTGGAGTCGATGCAGAAGAATATGGACTAGCGATGTTGAAAGCTGGCGCAGATCTTAGTGATAAGTCTGTAGACGAATTAATTTCTCTTGATGCGAAAGTATTCCCAATGGGCAGCCGTAAAGTAGAAATCGCTCAAGTCAATGCTGTAGATACAGCGGATGTACTTGTGCACAAAGCAGAAATTGAAGCGGCATTGAACCGTACAGTTGATGAAAAAGGACTAGATTTATTCTTATTTGTCGTAACGGATATACTAAACAGCGACTCTGTGGCACTTGCTGTAGGTCGAGATCAAGCTGCGGTTGAAAAAGCATTTAACGTACAATTAAAAGATAACACAGCTATTTTAGCGGGCGTCGTTTCTCGTAAAAAACAAATCGTCCCTCCATTAACAGATACGTTAAAAGACATGTAA